One stretch of Janibacter limosus DNA includes these proteins:
- a CDS encoding zinc ribbon domain-containing protein — protein sequence MKADPFVQARLLDLQALDTRLQQIDHARTRVPQIAAVQEAGSRLQQVSDDVVRVETGLSDIRREVDRAEADVQQVRDRTARNTSRLESGQGSAKDLQALQHELESLARRQAELEDVEIEVMERQESVETRLGELTSQRAEVQAEVDRLTAERDAAVAELDAERIEVARPRDEIAASIDDALLALYERIREHSGGLAAAELKHGRCGGCRLELNPTDLAAIDKTASNEVVRCEECSRILVRTHSDD from the coding sequence GTGAAGGCAGACCCCTTCGTCCAGGCACGACTCCTCGACCTGCAGGCGCTGGACACCCGCCTCCAGCAGATCGACCACGCGCGCACCCGGGTGCCGCAGATCGCTGCCGTGCAGGAGGCCGGGAGCCGCCTGCAGCAGGTGAGCGACGACGTCGTCCGCGTCGAGACGGGGCTGTCCGACATCCGCCGCGAGGTCGATCGCGCCGAGGCCGACGTGCAGCAGGTGCGCGACCGCACCGCCCGCAACACCTCGCGGCTCGAGTCCGGCCAGGGGAGCGCCAAGGACCTGCAGGCGCTGCAGCACGAGCTGGAGTCGCTGGCACGCCGGCAGGCCGAGCTCGAGGACGTCGAGATCGAGGTGATGGAGCGTCAGGAGAGCGTCGAGACGCGGCTGGGCGAGCTCACCTCGCAGCGCGCCGAGGTGCAGGCAGAGGTCGACCGGCTGACCGCCGAGCGCGACGCCGCCGTCGCCGAGCTCGATGCCGAGCGCATCGAGGTGGCCCGCCCCCGTGACGAGATCGCCGCCAGCATCGACGACGCCCTCCTGGCGCTGTACGAGCGGATCCGCGAGCACTCCGGCGGCCTGGCCGCCGCCGAGCTCAAGCACGGTCGGTGCGGCGGCTGCCGGCTCGAGCTCAACCCGACCGACCTCGCCGCCATCGACAAGACGGCGAGCAACGAGGTCGTCCGCTGCGAGGAGTGCTCCCGCATCCTCGTGCGCACCCACTCCGACGACTGA
- a CDS encoding rhodanese-like domain-containing protein codes for MSQHADLTPQQAWDLLERDPDAVLVDVRTQAEWSFVGLPDVTALGKQVVPIEWTTFPDGAPNQRFLEQLMAALPSQDAPVLFLCRSGARSAAATATAAAAGYTGATNVSEGFEGDLDEHGHREANGWKQAGLPWRQG; via the coding sequence ATGAGCCAGCACGCAGACCTCACCCCCCAGCAGGCCTGGGACCTCCTCGAGCGCGACCCTGACGCCGTCCTCGTCGACGTGCGCACCCAGGCCGAGTGGTCCTTCGTCGGCCTGCCCGACGTGACTGCGCTCGGCAAGCAGGTCGTTCCCATCGAGTGGACGACCTTCCCCGACGGCGCGCCCAACCAGCGCTTCCTCGAGCAGCTGATGGCAGCGCTGCCGTCCCAGGATGCACCCGTGCTCTTCCTCTGCCGCTCGGGGGCCCGCTCCGCGGCCGCGACCGCAACTGCGGCAGCTGCCGGCTACACGGGCGCGACCAATGTCTCCGAGGGCTTCGAGGGTGACCTCGACGAGCACGGCCACCGCGAGGCCAACGGCTGGAAGCAGGCCGGTCTCCCGTGGCGGCAGGGATGA
- a CDS encoding O-succinylhomoserine sulfhydrylase yields MSGTPFGPGNPRPHLDPDGLSAQTLAVRGGQARSTFDETSEGLYLTSGFVYGSAEEAEAAFTDGVDKFVYSRYGNPTVAMFEERLRLLEGAEAAYATASGMSAVFTALAALLAKGDRVVSSRGLFGSCFVVLDEILPRWGVETVFVDGPDLDQWREALSEPTTAVFFETPSNPMQELVDIAAVSELAHAAGAQVVVDNVFGTPVFSRPLDHGADIVVYSATKHIDGQGRVLGGAILGPQEYIDGPVKNLIRHTGPSLSPFNAWVLLKGLETMDLRVRRMAESSLTIARVLQEHPNVSRVIHPWLPEHPQHELAQRQMTGGGTVVTFDVVGGKAQAFALMNSLRIVDISNNLGDSKSLITHPATTTHRRMGEEARAAIGITDTTLRISVGLEAAEDLVADLLHALG; encoded by the coding sequence ATGAGCGGGACCCCCTTCGGTCCCGGCAACCCGCGTCCCCACCTGGACCCCGACGGACTGTCCGCCCAGACCCTGGCCGTCCGCGGGGGGCAGGCACGCTCGACCTTCGACGAGACTTCCGAGGGCCTGTACCTGACCTCCGGGTTCGTCTACGGCAGCGCCGAAGAGGCCGAGGCGGCCTTCACCGACGGCGTCGACAAGTTCGTCTACTCCCGCTACGGCAACCCGACCGTGGCGATGTTCGAGGAGCGGCTGCGCCTCCTCGAGGGCGCCGAGGCCGCCTATGCCACCGCCTCCGGCATGTCCGCGGTCTTCACCGCCCTCGCGGCACTCCTGGCGAAGGGGGATCGGGTCGTCTCCTCGCGTGGTCTCTTCGGCAGCTGCTTCGTGGTCCTCGACGAGATCCTGCCGCGCTGGGGCGTGGAGACCGTCTTCGTCGACGGGCCCGACCTCGACCAGTGGCGCGAGGCACTGTCCGAGCCCACGACGGCCGTCTTCTTCGAGACGCCGAGCAACCCGATGCAGGAGCTCGTCGACATCGCCGCAGTCAGCGAGCTGGCGCACGCGGCGGGCGCGCAGGTCGTCGTCGACAACGTCTTCGGCACCCCGGTGTTCTCCCGGCCCCTCGACCACGGCGCCGACATCGTCGTCTACTCGGCGACCAAGCACATCGACGGGCAGGGGCGGGTGCTCGGCGGCGCCATCCTCGGCCCGCAGGAGTACATCGACGGCCCGGTCAAGAACCTCATCCGGCACACCGGCCCGTCCCTCTCTCCCTTCAACGCCTGGGTGCTGCTCAAGGGGCTGGAGACGATGGACCTGCGGGTGCGCCGCATGGCCGAGTCGTCGCTGACCATCGCGCGGGTCCTGCAGGAGCACCCCAATGTCTCGCGGGTCATCCACCCGTGGCTGCCCGAGCACCCGCAGCACGAGCTGGCGCAGCGACAGATGACCGGTGGCGGCACCGTGGTCACCTTCGACGTCGTCGGGGGCAAGGCGCAGGCCTTCGCGCTGATGAACTCCCTGCGCATCGTGGACATCTCCAACAACCTGGGGGACTCCAAGTCGCTCATCACGCACCCCGCGACCACGACACACCGACGCATGGGCGAGGAGGCGCGCGCGGCCATCGGGATCACCGACACCACGCTGCGCATCTCGGTCGGCCTCGAGGCAGCCGAGGACCTGGTGGCTGACCTGCTGCACGCGTTGGGCTAG
- a CDS encoding YaaA family protein, whose protein sequence is MLVLLPPSESKTGRLRGRSLDLDTLSFAALRPQREAAIAAVAAVSAREDAHAVLGVSPNLVEEVARNTRLTTAPAPPAADVYSGVLYDALDLGDLTPGQRRRANRWIVVVSALFGAVRPSDRIPPYRLSMAVNLPGVGPLASHWREALDAELTEAAGDGLVVDCRSSTYTAAWTPSGDVARRWVQIRVPGATHMAKHTRGLVTRHLLGVDREPRTPAALARVLEPAFEVALTAPTKAGAPWVLDATAR, encoded by the coding sequence GTGCTCGTGCTGCTCCCGCCCTCAGAGTCCAAGACCGGTCGCCTGCGCGGCAGGTCGCTCGACCTGGACACGCTGTCCTTCGCCGCCCTGCGTCCGCAGCGTGAGGCCGCGATCGCGGCCGTCGCCGCGGTGAGTGCCCGCGAGGACGCCCACGCGGTCCTCGGGGTCAGTCCCAACCTCGTCGAGGAGGTCGCCCGCAACACCCGCCTGACGACCGCTCCCGCTCCCCCGGCCGCCGATGTCTACTCCGGCGTGCTCTACGACGCCCTCGACCTCGGGGACCTCACACCGGGCCAGCGTCGACGGGCCAATCGATGGATCGTCGTCGTGTCCGCCCTCTTCGGCGCAGTCCGGCCCAGCGACCGGATCCCTCCCTACCGCCTGTCGATGGCCGTCAACCTTCCCGGGGTCGGGCCCCTCGCCAGCCACTGGCGAGAGGCCCTCGACGCGGAGCTCACCGAGGCCGCCGGCGACGGCCTCGTCGTCGACTGCCGCTCGAGCACCTACACCGCCGCCTGGACCCCCTCGGGCGACGTGGCCCGCCGATGGGTCCAGATCCGGGTCCCCGGCGCCACCCACATGGCCAAGCACACGCGCGGTCTGGTCACGCGGCACCTGCTCGGCGTCGACCGCGAGCCCAGGACGCCGGCCGCCCTCGCCCGCGTGCTCGAACCCGCCTTCGAGGTCGCTCTCACGGCTCCGACCAAGGCGGGCGCCCCGTGGGTCCTGGACGCCACGGCGCGCTGA
- a CDS encoding RNB domain-containing ribonuclease — protein sequence MASQRTVTLRSTDPAAGEVVAAAGLKPRFDAIRAEQEVPAEFPDDVLAEADTVATQPLSRPERDESELPFLTIDPPGSMDLDQAMHLSRDGDGYRVRYAIAHLESFVAPGGAIDAEARRRGQTIYAPDERTPLHPPTLSEGAASLLPDQVRPAYLWDIRLDARGEHTAAEVYPALVRSVDRLEYTAVQEAVDAGTDDERLVLLKEIGEKRIALEQERGGASLPMPDQEVEEVDGGFRLHLRPLVPAEDWNAQISLLTGMVAGGMMLEARVGILRTMPDPERSAVDQLRRIARALGVEWAEGTDHGTFLRSLDGTDPKHLALIHESTVLFRGAGYTAFDGSVPEVVEQSAIGAPYAHVTAPLRRLVDRFGLALCVAVSAGEEVPQWVREALPVLPDLMEASDRTAGAVERATTDAVEAATLADRVGQEFPAVVVDAPDGKDDGDDLEIQLVDPPVMAKAKGAANLGAEVTVRLTDVDLAQGKVTFEVV from the coding sequence ATGGCTTCGCAGCGCACCGTCACCCTCCGCTCCACCGACCCCGCCGCGGGAGAGGTGGTGGCCGCCGCGGGTCTCAAGCCCCGCTTCGACGCCATCCGCGCCGAGCAGGAGGTCCCGGCCGAGTTCCCCGACGACGTCCTCGCGGAGGCCGACACGGTTGCGACGCAGCCCCTCTCGCGACCGGAGCGTGACGAGAGCGAGCTCCCCTTCCTCACCATCGACCCGCCCGGGTCGATGGACCTCGACCAGGCCATGCACCTGAGTCGCGACGGTGACGGGTACCGGGTCCGCTACGCGATCGCCCACCTGGAGTCCTTCGTCGCGCCCGGAGGCGCCATCGATGCGGAGGCGCGGCGACGTGGCCAGACGATCTACGCGCCCGACGAGCGGACCCCCCTTCATCCGCCGACGCTCAGCGAGGGGGCTGCCAGTCTGCTGCCCGATCAGGTCCGCCCCGCCTACCTGTGGGACATCCGGCTCGATGCGCGGGGCGAGCACACGGCCGCCGAGGTCTACCCGGCGCTCGTGCGCAGCGTCGACCGCCTCGAGTACACGGCCGTGCAGGAGGCCGTGGACGCCGGTACCGACGACGAGCGGCTCGTGCTGCTCAAGGAGATCGGGGAGAAGCGGATCGCCCTCGAGCAGGAGCGCGGGGGCGCCTCCCTCCCGATGCCCGACCAGGAGGTCGAGGAGGTCGACGGCGGGTTCCGGCTGCACCTGCGACCGCTCGTGCCCGCCGAGGACTGGAACGCGCAGATCTCCCTGCTCACCGGGATGGTCGCTGGCGGGATGATGCTGGAGGCCAGGGTCGGGATCCTGCGCACCATGCCCGACCCCGAGAGGTCGGCCGTCGACCAGCTGCGGCGCATCGCCCGCGCCCTCGGCGTCGAGTGGGCGGAGGGCACCGACCACGGGACCTTCCTGCGTTCGCTCGACGGGACCGATCCCAAGCACCTGGCCCTCATCCACGAGTCGACGGTGCTCTTCCGCGGGGCCGGGTACACGGCCTTCGACGGCTCGGTGCCCGAGGTCGTCGAGCAGTCGGCCATCGGGGCGCCCTATGCGCACGTCACCGCGCCGCTGCGCCGGCTCGTCGACCGCTTCGGGCTGGCCCTGTGCGTCGCGGTGAGCGCGGGCGAGGAGGTGCCGCAGTGGGTCCGCGAGGCCCTGCCCGTGCTGCCCGACCTGATGGAGGCGTCGGACCGCACGGCCGGTGCGGTGGAGCGCGCGACGACCGACGCGGTCGAGGCGGCCACGCTGGCCGACCGCGTGGGCCAGGAGTTCCCCGCGGTCGTCGTGGACGCGCCCGATGGCAAGGACGACGGGGACGACCTCGAGATCCAGCTGGTCGACCCGCCCGTCATGGCCAAGGCGAAGGGAGCGGCCAACCTCGGCGCCGAGGTCACCGTGCGCCTCACCGACGTCGACCTGGCGCAGGGCAAGGTCACCTTCGAGGTGGTCTGA
- a CDS encoding TMEM165/GDT1 family protein, producing MFSALVLSTVVIFVAELGDKSQLMAMTFATRYRARDVIIGITVATAVVHLASVGIGYFIGASFEKYQGPIAIVAGLAFLAFGAWTLRGDELTDEEAQKARKAKGSALLAVGLAFFLAELGDKTMLATITLAVREDWLGTWIGSTIGMVAADALAIAVGAVLGRKLPEKVIKYGAAAAFVIFGLVLIAEGLGWLG from the coding sequence ATGTTCTCCGCACTGGTGCTCAGCACCGTGGTCATCTTCGTCGCCGAGCTCGGCGACAAGAGCCAGCTCATGGCGATGACCTTCGCCACCCGGTACCGGGCGCGCGACGTGATCATCGGCATCACGGTCGCGACCGCCGTCGTGCACCTGGCGTCGGTCGGGATCGGGTACTTCATCGGGGCGAGCTTCGAGAAGTACCAGGGTCCCATCGCCATCGTGGCCGGTCTCGCCTTCCTGGCCTTCGGCGCCTGGACGCTGCGCGGCGACGAGCTGACCGACGAGGAGGCCCAGAAGGCGCGCAAGGCCAAGGGCTCCGCGCTGCTGGCAGTGGGTCTGGCCTTCTTCCTCGCCGAGCTCGGTGACAAGACGATGCTGGCCACCATCACCCTGGCGGTCCGTGAGGACTGGCTCGGCACCTGGATCGGCTCCACCATCGGCATGGTGGCTGCCGACGCACTGGCCATCGCGGTCGGCGCGGTCCTCGGACGCAAGCTCCCGGAGAAGGTCATCAAGTACGGCGCCGCCGCGGCCTTCGTGATCTTCGGTCTGGTCCTCATCGCCGAGGGCCTGGGCTGGTTGGGCTGA
- a CDS encoding IS110 family transposase → MQSATSTTLPETPLNDVTAGIDWAVDDHAACIVDGRGREIARVMVEHTTTGLRDLVIFLAKHGVDEVAIERPDGPIIDVLLEAELTVVVISPNQVKNLRGRYGSAGNKDDRFDAFVLADTLRTDRARLRRLEPDTQATTALRRACRTRKDLVAHRVAAANQLRAHLSIVFPGAVGLFADLDSEISLAFIARFDTQERADWLSPARLGKWLASVGYSGRTDPAVLHAHLTQAPRGLTGPAATAEAGSTHAMIALLTTLVEQIKILGRQIGDQLDAHADGHIFTSLPRSGRVRAARLLAEIGDCRAKYPTPESLACLAGVAPSTRQSGKMRVVGFRWACDKQLRDAVTDFAGGSRHANLWAADLYDRSRARGHDHAHAVRILARAWLYVIWHCWQDNAAYDPDKHHALQRVLTNRRATQNQAA, encoded by the coding sequence ATGCAGTCTGCCACCAGCACCACCCTGCCCGAAACCCCACTCAACGACGTCACGGCCGGCATCGATTGGGCCGTGGATGACCACGCCGCGTGCATCGTCGACGGCCGCGGCCGCGAAATAGCGCGCGTCATGGTCGAACACACCACGACCGGCCTGCGCGACCTGGTCATCTTCCTGGCCAAGCACGGCGTCGATGAGGTCGCCATCGAACGACCCGACGGGCCGATCATCGACGTCCTCCTCGAGGCCGAACTGACGGTGGTGGTGATCAGCCCCAACCAGGTCAAGAACCTGCGCGGCCGGTACGGCTCGGCCGGCAACAAGGACGACCGCTTCGACGCGTTCGTGCTCGCCGACACCCTGCGCACCGACCGGGCCCGGCTGCGCCGACTGGAGCCGGACACCCAGGCCACCACGGCGCTGCGCCGCGCCTGCCGCACCCGCAAGGACCTCGTGGCCCACCGGGTCGCCGCCGCCAACCAGCTGCGCGCCCACCTGAGCATCGTCTTCCCCGGCGCGGTGGGCCTGTTCGCCGACCTCGACTCCGAGATCAGCCTGGCCTTCATCGCCCGCTTCGATACCCAAGAGCGCGCCGACTGGCTCTCTCCCGCCCGGCTGGGCAAGTGGCTGGCCTCGGTCGGCTACAGCGGCCGCACCGACCCTGCCGTGCTCCACGCCCACCTGACCCAGGCACCCAGGGGCCTGACCGGCCCGGCGGCCACCGCCGAGGCCGGCAGCACCCACGCGATGATCGCGCTGCTGACGACCCTGGTCGAGCAGATCAAGATCCTGGGCCGCCAGATCGGCGACCAGCTCGACGCCCACGCCGACGGGCACATCTTCACCAGCCTGCCCCGCTCCGGACGCGTACGCGCCGCCCGGCTGCTGGCCGAGATCGGCGACTGCCGCGCCAAGTACCCCACCCCCGAATCCCTGGCCTGCCTGGCCGGCGTCGCGCCCTCGACCCGACAATCCGGCAAGATGCGCGTCGTCGGCTTCCGCTGGGCCTGCGACAAGCAACTGCGCGACGCCGTCACCGACTTCGCCGGCGGCAGCCGACACGCCAACCTCTGGGCCGCCGACCTCTACGACCGGTCCCGAGCCCGCGGACACGATCACGCCCACGCCGTGCGCATCCTCGCCCGCGCCTGGCTCTACGTCATCTGGCACTGCTGGCAAGACAACGCTGCCTACGACCCCGACAAGCACCACGCGCTCCAACGCGTCCTGACCAACCGACGAGCCACCCAAAACCAGGCGGCTTGA
- a CDS encoding HipA domain-containing protein: MAVVDVSSWSSIQPEQGGLDARKEWLSLVGDAPRDEWWLWKPLKETGSLEGTRPTRINDVAEMVAHHLAEAIGLPSAPCKYAVRDGERGIISRQIAPHLYELSPGSAWGAQGGDGYTVDSILSVLEGLTGPPPCEGMSAAEVFTGYLVLDAWIGNTDRHEENWAVIEPPDGTAYLAPTFDHGSALGSGMTNDRRERCDRHAWCARGKSRAFKRPLIDIAREAVDLTGAAWWADRVATVHPATWTAILDEHGALSDLTRSFVSDVLTINQERVSEACRP; encoded by the coding sequence GTGGCCGTCGTCGATGTCAGCTCATGGAGCTCGATCCAACCCGAGCAAGGCGGCCTCGACGCTCGCAAGGAATGGCTCTCACTCGTCGGCGACGCCCCGCGCGACGAGTGGTGGCTGTGGAAGCCGCTCAAGGAGACCGGATCCTTGGAAGGGACTCGCCCGACGCGCATCAACGACGTGGCGGAGATGGTCGCCCACCACCTGGCTGAGGCGATCGGCCTCCCTTCGGCACCGTGCAAGTACGCCGTCCGGGACGGGGAGCGGGGGATCATCTCGCGCCAGATCGCCCCTCACCTCTACGAGCTGTCCCCGGGCAGCGCATGGGGCGCGCAGGGGGGCGACGGCTACACCGTGGACAGCATCCTGAGCGTCCTGGAGGGCCTGACCGGCCCGCCACCCTGCGAGGGCATGAGCGCCGCCGAGGTCTTCACCGGCTATCTCGTCCTCGATGCGTGGATCGGCAACACCGATCGCCACGAAGAGAATTGGGCGGTCATCGAGCCACCCGACGGCACTGCCTACCTCGCACCCACCTTCGATCACGGCAGCGCGCTCGGGTCGGGCATGACCAACGATCGCCGCGAGCGATGCGACCGGCACGCGTGGTGCGCACGAGGCAAGTCCCGCGCTTTCAAGCGCCCGCTCATCGACATTGCTCGGGAGGCCGTCGACCTGACCGGCGCGGCGTGGTGGGCTGACCGGGTGGCCACTGTTCATCCCGCGACGTGGACGGCCATACTGGACGAGCACGGCGCGTTGTCAGACCTCACCCGTAGTTTCGTGAGCGACGTCCTGACGATCAACCAAGAGAGGGTGAGCGAAGCATGTCGACCATGA
- a CDS encoding HIRAN domain-containing protein: protein MTRTTRLLVTRRDPHTGAYAPVGELTRDPQTQRYAFAYRPGVTRKLPGLPLGTVSTSDVLFPLFGHRITSPRRADHGDTLGLLDLEPAAEPFEVLERSGGRSATDTLELTPIPDPGPFEVHFLVHGIRHLDEEEQARIDTLEPGQSVTLTPEPDNEVDCLAVLVTDDGHRLGYVPRPLLEYVRPAMGHPHELTVERINSPAAGFHMRLLVRLAGHLPA from the coding sequence ATGACCCGCACGACACGCCTGCTCGTGACGCGACGCGATCCGCACACGGGCGCCTATGCGCCTGTCGGCGAGCTCACCCGCGACCCACAGACGCAGCGCTACGCCTTCGCCTACCGGCCCGGCGTCACGCGCAAGTTGCCCGGCCTGCCCTTGGGCACCGTCAGCACTTCAGATGTCCTCTTCCCCCTCTTCGGGCACCGCATCACCTCCCCCCGTCGCGCTGACCACGGCGACACACTCGGGTTGCTCGACCTCGAGCCGGCGGCCGAGCCCTTCGAGGTGCTGGAACGCTCCGGTGGTCGCAGCGCCACGGACACGCTCGAGCTGACGCCGATCCCGGACCCGGGCCCCTTCGAGGTCCACTTCCTCGTCCACGGCATCCGGCACCTCGACGAGGAGGAGCAAGCACGGATCGACACGCTTGAGCCGGGGCAGAGCGTGACCCTGACCCCCGAGCCCGACAACGAGGTCGACTGCCTTGCGGTCCTCGTGACCGATGACGGCCACCGCCTCGGTTACGTACCTCGACCCTTGCTCGAGTACGTGCGTCCGGCGATGGGGCACCCCCACGAGCTGACCGTCGAGCGGATCAACTCGCCTGCAGCTGGGTTCCACATGCGCCTGCTCGTGCGCCTGGCTGGCCACTTGCCCGCCTAG
- a CDS encoding APC family permease: MATASEHHADGTDRRLLLPGAVGTGLAATVGAGLFVVLAPAAATAGDHLVWAVLLAGALAVANAASSLRLVAAGRPRPGTHAPVRDRLGVPWGHLAGWAHVVASIAACAALAQTMGLHVLPDWSKVFAAVAVVAALGLHLQGIDRSARGEQVVALLVAVVLVVFVTILLTTPPVLTDAPRDPEGAGGPLGVVSAAGFVVFALTGHQRLVDLRDRVSDPARTVPRAIALSLGIVIALHVLVTVALTRTLGTGWLAAREAPLAEAAEISAWPWLGPVVRIAAVLAAGGVMMSLLLSAAGEVALMARDRHLPTSLATRVGPSLVPRRAVVVVAALTLASVVLVDVRQAIAFASSCVLVHFALVHASAWTLDRRWTRRVVPVLGVTGCLVVAVLLPWQSVVAAALVLLLGATIGWVRHTTRE; encoded by the coding sequence ATGGCGACAGCGTCCGAGCACCATGCCGACGGCACCGACCGTCGACTGCTGCTGCCCGGCGCCGTGGGCACGGGGCTGGCGGCGACGGTCGGTGCCGGCCTCTTCGTCGTCCTCGCGCCCGCTGCCGCCACGGCTGGCGACCACCTCGTCTGGGCCGTCCTGCTCGCCGGTGCACTTGCCGTCGCCAACGCCGCCTCCTCCCTTCGGCTGGTGGCCGCCGGGCGCCCACGACCCGGCACGCACGCCCCCGTCCGCGACCGGCTCGGTGTGCCGTGGGGTCACCTCGCCGGCTGGGCGCATGTCGTGGCCTCCATTGCCGCCTGTGCCGCACTGGCGCAGACCATGGGCCTGCACGTCCTGCCCGACTGGTCCAAGGTCTTCGCCGCCGTCGCCGTGGTCGCAGCCCTCGGGCTGCACCTGCAGGGCATCGACCGGTCCGCGCGCGGCGAGCAGGTCGTCGCGCTGCTCGTCGCCGTGGTCCTCGTCGTCTTCGTGACGATCCTGCTCACCACTCCCCCCGTCCTGACGGATGCCCCGAGGGACCCCGAGGGTGCCGGCGGGCCGCTCGGCGTCGTGTCGGCCGCTGGCTTCGTCGTCTTCGCCCTCACCGGTCACCAGCGTCTGGTCGACCTGCGCGACCGGGTCAGCGACCCGGCCCGCACCGTCCCGCGGGCGATCGCGCTCTCGCTCGGCATCGTCATCGCGCTGCACGTGCTCGTGACCGTGGCCCTGACCCGCACCCTGGGCACCGGGTGGCTCGCCGCCCGGGAGGCGCCGCTCGCGGAGGCGGCCGAGATCTCCGCGTGGCCGTGGCTCGGGCCGGTCGTGCGGATCGCCGCGGTGCTCGCTGCCGGCGGGGTGATGATGTCGCTGCTGCTCAGCGCGGCCGGTGAGGTCGCGCTGATGGCTCGTGACCGACACCTGCCGACCTCCCTGGCCACGCGGGTGGGACCGAGCCTGGTGCCGCGTCGCGCCGTCGTCGTCGTCGCTGCCCTGACCCTCGCCTCGGTGGTGCTCGTCGACGTACGCCAGGCCATAGCCTTCGCGTCGTCGTGCGTGCTCGTCCACTTCGCCCTCGTCCACGCCAGCGCGTGGACCCTGGACCGCCGCTGGACCCGTCGCGTCGTCCCCGTCCTGGGCGTCACGGGGTGCCTGGTCGTGGCGGTGCTCCTGCCGTGGCAGTCCGTCGTCGCCGCCGCTCTCGTGCTGCTGCTCGGCGCAACCATCGGCTGGGTGCGGCACACCACCCGTGAGTGA
- the ppgK gene encoding polyphosphate--glucose phosphotransferase, which yields MSTKYDALGIDIGGSGIKGAPVDLGKGAFAEDRLRIATPDLSTPEAVCAVVEQVIDHFSPKKQVPIGITLPAVVTHGVVRTAANIDSSWIGVDAAALFADRLDREVHMVNDADAAGVAERYYGAAKDRDGVVVLTTLGTGIGSALIIDGQLVPNTELGHLEIDGHVAESRAAESARAREGLTIEQWAERLQTYYTRVEDLLWPDLFVVGGGISKQADTFLPLLDLRTEIVPARLKNKAGIIGAARLAAKSS from the coding sequence ATGAGCACGAAGTACGACGCCCTCGGGATCGACATCGGGGGGTCCGGCATCAAGGGCGCCCCCGTCGACCTCGGCAAGGGAGCGTTCGCCGAGGACCGGCTGCGGATCGCCACGCCTGATCTCTCCACACCGGAGGCGGTCTGCGCCGTCGTCGAGCAGGTGATCGACCACTTCTCCCCCAAGAAGCAGGTCCCCATCGGCATCACCCTCCCCGCCGTCGTGACGCACGGGGTGGTCCGGACCGCCGCCAACATCGACAGCTCGTGGATCGGCGTGGACGCCGCAGCACTCTTCGCCGACCGCCTGGACCGCGAGGTGCACATGGTCAACGACGCCGACGCGGCGGGCGTCGCCGAGCGGTACTACGGCGCGGCCAAGGACCGCGACGGTGTCGTCGTGCTCACCACGCTCGGCACGGGCATCGGGTCGGCGCTGATCATCGACGGACAGCTGGTGCCCAACACCGAGCTCGGGCACCTCGAGATCGACGGTCACGTCGCCGAGAGCCGGGCCGCGGAGTCCGCCCGGGCGCGCGAGGGACTGACCATCGAGCAGTGGGCCGAGCGCCTCCAGACCTACTACACCCGTGTCGAGGACCTGCTGTGGCCGGACCTCTTCGTCGTCGGTGGGGGGATCAGCAAGCAGGCCGACACCTTCCTCCCCCTGCTCGACCTGCGCACCGAGATCGTCCCCGCCCGGCTGAAGAACAAGGCCGGCATCATCGGCGCGGCACGTCTGGCGGCCAAGAGCAGCTGA